TGGATCTTGTGTGCGAGGAACTTTCTCTTGAGCAACTTTATAAGAAAGCTGACCTTTTCTTTCTGTCTCTGCCACACAAAATACCAATGGAAATTGCACCTGTTCTTATTAATAAAGGAAAGAAGGTGATCGATCTTTCGGCAGATTTCAGATTCAAGAGCCATAAGGCCTACAAAGATTGCTATCAGGAGCATACTGCAAAAGACCTGCTTAAAAAGGCTGTCTACGGACTTTGTGAGATATATTCCGATAAAATAAAAAACTCGGATTTAATAGGCAACCCAGGATGTTATCCTACAAGCACACTGCTTCCTCTTATTCCTTTGTTAAAAGCGGGACTTATTGATGGCAAAACCATTATTACCGATTCAAAATCCGGTGTAAGCGGAGCAGGCCGCTCCCTTGCTCTTTCATCACATTTTTGCGAAGCTAATGAATCTTTTAAAGCTTACAAGGTTGCGGTTCACAGGCACAATCCTGAAATAAATGAAATTTTGTCGATAGAAACAGGCAAAAATATAAAAATTACTTTTGTGCCACACCTTGTACCTATGACAAGAGGTATGCTTACAACAAGTTATGCACAGCTTAAAAAAAATGTCAGTGACAAAGATATTAATGAATGTTTGAAATCTTTCTATTCAGGGCGGCCTTTTATCAGGTTATTGTATGATCAAAACAGGCTTCCCGATACAATGCATGTGCGAGGCACAAATTATTGCGATATAGGATTTGTGATAGATAAACAAACAAATCGAATCATATTAATTTCTGCTATAGATAATCTTGTAAAAGGAGCATCAGGCCAGGCTGTTCAGAATATGAATATAATGCTTGGGTTTGATGAAACAACAGGGCTTATGGCGGTCCCTTATCCTTTATAGTGAATCAAATTTAAAAGTTCCAGCAATTC
This window of the Pseudomonadota bacterium genome carries:
- the argC gene encoding N-acetyl-gamma-glutamyl-phosphate reductase, whose protein sequence is MVRVGIVGATGYAGAELVRILSGHPKAKITVITSRQYAGTRFDRVFPSMAGHVDLVCEELSLEQLYKKADLFFLSLPHKIPMEIAPVLINKGKKVIDLSADFRFKSHKAYKDCYQEHTAKDLLKKAVYGLCEIYSDKIKNSDLIGNPGCYPTSTLLPLIPLLKAGLIDGKTIITDSKSGVSGAGRSLALSSHFCEANESFKAYKVAVHRHNPEINEILSIETGKNIKITFVPHLVPMTRGMLTTSYAQLKKNVSDKDINECLKSFYSGRPFIRLLYDQNRLPDTMHVRGTNYCDIGFVIDKQTNRIILISAIDNLVKGASGQAVQNMNIMLGFDETTGLMAVPYPL